Proteins from one Nitrobacteraceae bacterium AZCC 2146 genomic window:
- a CDS encoding glycerol transport system permease protein (product_source=KO:K17323; cath_funfam=1.10.3720.10; cog=COG0395; ko=KO:K17323; pfam=PF00528; superfamily=161098; transmembrane_helix_parts=Inside_1_8,TMhelix_9_26,Outside_27_70,TMhelix_71_90,Inside_91_101,TMhelix_102_124,Outside_125_133,TMhelix_134_156,Inside_157_180,TMhelix_181_203,Outside_204_232,TMhelix_233_255,Inside_256_268) yields the protein MHSIPGRRLILSLFLIFLLLPIYWLVNMSFKTNSEIVSTMTLWPHQPTLANYIRIFTDESWYSGYINSLKYVVINTIISISFALPAAYAFSRYRFLGDKHLFFWLLSNRMAPPAVYALPFFNLYSAIGLFDTPWAVALAHCLFNVPLAVWILEGFVSSVPREIDETAFLDGYSFPKFFVKILVPLIASGIGVAAFFCFMFSWVELLLARTLTSVNAKPISAVMTRTVSAAGMDWGLLAAAGVLTIIPGALVIWFVRNYIARGFALGRV from the coding sequence ATGCATTCGATCCCCGGGCGCCGCCTGATCCTGTCGCTGTTCCTGATCTTCCTGCTGTTGCCGATCTACTGGCTCGTCAATATGAGCTTCAAGACCAACAGCGAGATCGTCTCGACCATGACGCTGTGGCCGCACCAGCCGACGCTGGCCAATTACATCCGCATCTTTACCGACGAGAGCTGGTATTCCGGTTACATCAATTCGCTGAAATACGTCGTCATCAACACCATCATCTCGATTTCCTTCGCGCTGCCGGCGGCCTATGCGTTCTCGCGCTATCGCTTCCTAGGCGACAAGCATCTGTTCTTCTGGCTGCTGTCGAACCGGATGGCGCCGCCCGCGGTCTACGCGCTGCCATTCTTTAATCTGTATTCGGCGATTGGCCTGTTCGATACGCCATGGGCGGTGGCGCTGGCGCATTGCCTGTTCAACGTGCCGCTGGCGGTGTGGATCCTGGAAGGTTTCGTCTCCAGCGTGCCACGCGAGATCGACGAGACCGCGTTCCTCGACGGCTATTCGTTTCCAAAATTCTTCGTGAAAATCCTGGTGCCGCTGATCGCGTCAGGCATCGGCGTCGCCGCGTTCTTCTGCTTCATGTTTTCCTGGGTCGAATTGCTGCTGGCGCGAACGTTGACGTCAGTCAATGCCAAGCCGATCTCGGCGGTGATGACGCGCACCGTCTCTGCCGCCGGCATGGACTGGGGGCTGCTCGCCGCCGCCGGCGTGCTGACCATCATCCCGGGCGCGCTGGTGATCTGGTTCGTCCGCAACTACATCGCGCGCGGGTTCGCGCTCGGCCGGGTTTAG
- a CDS encoding glycerol transport system ATP-binding protein (product_source=KO:K17324; cath_funfam=3.40.50.300; cog=COG3839; ko=KO:K17324; pfam=PF00005; smart=SM00382; superfamily=50331,52540) — translation MSVTLDHVSRMVDGVPTIRDVSLTLERGTLSVLLGPTLAGKTSIMRLLAGLDKPTQGRVLVDGKDVTGFDVRQRSVAMVYQQFINYPSLSVYENIASPLRVQGKPKAEIESRVRDAAKLLKLEPYLDRTPLQLSGGQQQRTAIARALVKGADLVLLDEPLANLDYKLREELRTELPRIFEASGAIFVYATTEPSEALLLGGHTVCLWEGEVLQIGDTSKVYRRPDTLRVAEVFSDPPLNVVGIEKKDGFVQYAGGALAPASGLYSGLGDGAYRVGFRAHQLEVASGIADRHAFSAEVTVTEITGSESFVHLKRDASNWVAVLQGVHDFPPGHVLDAVLDPNNLFVFDGRDRLVAAPPAM, via the coding sequence ATGAGCGTCACCCTCGATCACGTCTCGCGGATGGTCGATGGCGTTCCGACGATTCGCGATGTCTCGTTGACGCTGGAAAGAGGCACCCTGAGCGTGCTGCTCGGGCCGACGCTGGCGGGCAAGACCTCGATCATGCGGCTGCTCGCCGGGCTCGACAAGCCGACCCAGGGCCGCGTGCTGGTCGATGGCAAGGACGTCACCGGTTTCGACGTACGCCAGCGCTCGGTGGCGATGGTGTACCAGCAGTTCATCAATTACCCCTCGCTGAGCGTCTACGAAAACATCGCTTCGCCGCTGCGGGTGCAGGGCAAGCCGAAGGCCGAAATCGAAAGCCGCGTCCGCGACGCCGCAAAGCTGCTGAAGCTCGAGCCCTATCTCGATCGCACGCCGCTGCAATTATCCGGCGGCCAGCAGCAGCGCACTGCGATCGCGCGCGCGCTGGTGAAGGGCGCCGATCTGGTGCTGCTCGACGAGCCGCTCGCCAATCTCGACTACAAGCTGCGCGAAGAATTGCGCACCGAACTGCCGCGCATCTTTGAAGCGTCCGGTGCGATCTTCGTTTACGCCACCACGGAGCCGTCCGAAGCGCTGCTGCTCGGCGGCCACACCGTCTGCCTGTGGGAAGGCGAGGTGTTGCAGATTGGGGACACGTCTAAGGTCTATCGCCGTCCCGACACCCTGCGGGTCGCGGAAGTGTTTTCCGACCCGCCGCTCAATGTCGTCGGCATCGAGAAGAAGGACGGTTTTGTGCAATATGCCGGTGGTGCACTGGCGCCGGCCAGCGGGCTCTATTCCGGGCTCGGCGACGGCGCCTATCGCGTCGGTTTTCGCGCGCATCAGCTGGAAGTCGCCAGCGGCATCGCCGATCGCCACGCGTTTTCGGCTGAGGTCACCGTGACCGAAATCACCGGCTCGGAAAGTTTTGTGCATTTGAAACGCGACGCCTCCAACTGGGTCGCGGTGCTGCAGGGCGTGCATGATTTTCCGCCCGGGCACGTGCTCGACGCGGTACTCGATCCGAACAACCTTTTTGTCTTCGATGGCCGCGACCGCCTGGTCGCCGCCCCGCCGGCGATGTGA
- a CDS encoding glycerol transport system ATP-binding protein (product_source=KO:K17325; cath_funfam=3.40.50.300; cog=COG3839; ko=KO:K17325; pfam=PF00005,PF17912; smart=SM00382; superfamily=50331,52540), with protein MARIDLVDLAHAYGGNDADPDSFALKPISMTWRQGGAYALLGPSGCGKTTLLNLISGIVAPSRGKILFDGADITPLSTQKRNIAQVFQFPVIYDTMTVGQNLAFPLKNRGVPRSEIDARVTEIAHLLDLTPYLNRKATRLTADAKQKISLGRGLVRADVAAVLFDEPLTVIDPALKWELRSKLKALHRALDLTMIYVTHDQTEALTFADTVVVMHDGRVVQSGTPQELFDKPAHTFVGYFIGSPGMNIVPAVVGGREARIDGHTIALKRAYDHLPAGAKIEVGVRPEFVHVAPPAPGLLSAHIERIDDLGRISFARVRIGDAKFAARVPQGFSIPGTEAGLVFDPSRVHIYADSRLVEGTA; from the coding sequence ATGGCCCGCATCGATCTCGTTGATCTCGCGCACGCCTACGGCGGCAATGATGCCGACCCGGACTCCTTTGCGCTGAAGCCGATCTCGATGACATGGCGGCAAGGCGGCGCCTATGCGCTGCTCGGTCCCTCCGGCTGCGGCAAGACCACGCTGCTGAACCTGATCTCCGGCATCGTCGCACCGTCGCGCGGCAAGATCCTGTTCGACGGCGCCGACATCACGCCGCTGTCGACACAGAAGCGCAACATCGCGCAGGTATTCCAGTTTCCGGTGATCTACGACACCATGACGGTCGGGCAGAACCTCGCTTTTCCATTGAAAAACCGCGGCGTGCCGCGCAGCGAGATCGACGCGCGTGTTACGGAGATCGCGCATCTGCTCGACCTCACGCCCTATCTCAATCGCAAGGCGACGCGGCTCACCGCCGACGCCAAGCAGAAGATTTCGCTCGGCCGCGGGCTGGTGCGCGCCGATGTCGCCGCGGTGCTGTTCGACGAGCCGCTGACGGTGATCGATCCCGCTTTGAAATGGGAATTGCGCTCCAAGCTGAAGGCGCTGCACCGTGCCCTCGACCTGACGATGATCTACGTCACCCACGATCAGACCGAAGCGCTGACCTTCGCCGATACCGTGGTGGTGATGCATGACGGCCGCGTGGTGCAATCAGGCACGCCGCAGGAACTGTTCGACAAGCCCGCGCACACCTTCGTCGGCTATTTCATCGGCTCGCCCGGCATGAACATCGTGCCCGCCGTTGTCGGCGGCCGCGAGGCCCGCATCGATGGCCATACCATTGCGCTGAAGCGAGCGTATGACCATCTGCCGGCCGGCGCGAAGATCGAGGTTGGTGTCCGCCCGGAATTCGTACATGTCGCGCCGCCGGCGCCAGGCCTGCTGTCGGCCCATATCGAACGGATCGACGATCTCGGCCGTATCAGTTTTGCGCGGGTGCGGATCGGCGACGCGAAATTTGCCGCCCGGGTGCCGCAGGGCTTTTCGATTCCGGGAACCGAAGCGGGACTGGTGTTCGATCCATCGCGGGTTCACATCTATGCCGACAGCCGCCTTGTCGAGGGGACTGCGTGA
- a CDS encoding putative small integral membrane protein (product_source=COG5477; cog=COG5477; pfam=PF09928; superfamily=81442; transmembrane_helix_parts=Outside_1_9,TMhelix_10_32,Inside_33_52,TMhelix_53_73,Outside_74_87,TMhelix_88_106,Inside_107_109), whose protein sequence is MENIAWMAWTPPTAIFFALLAATLGTMTWLAVAYPEAERVGILRIPTTRGDRLFISLIMAAVIHLLWIGFVGTNPIATLPIGEEGFEISSLWLATVISFVSAVAIFRTV, encoded by the coding sequence ATGGAAAACATCGCATGGATGGCCTGGACGCCGCCGACGGCAATCTTCTTCGCGCTGCTTGCCGCGACATTGGGGACGATGACGTGGCTGGCGGTGGCCTATCCGGAGGCCGAGCGCGTCGGCATCCTGCGTATCCCCACCACGCGCGGCGACCGGCTGTTCATTTCGCTGATCATGGCCGCCGTGATCCACCTGCTGTGGATCGGCTTTGTCGGCACCAATCCGATTGCGACCCTGCCGATCGGCGAGGAAGGATTTGAAATCTCGAGCCTGTGGCTCGCGACAGTGATTTCGTTTGTTTCGGCCGTGGCGATTTTCCGCACGGTCTAG
- a CDS encoding glycerol transport system permease protein (product_source=KO:K17322; cath_funfam=1.10.3720.10; cog=COG1175; ko=KO:K17322; pfam=PF00528; superfamily=161098; transmembrane_helix_parts=Inside_1_8,TMhelix_9_31,Outside_32_71,TMhelix_72_94,Inside_95_106,TMhelix_107_129,Outside_130_155,TMhelix_156_178,Inside_179_198,TMhelix_199_221,Outside_222_263,TMhelix_264_286,Inside_287_300) — MDKTINQKAWFLVLPVFLVVAFSAVLPLMTVVNYSMQDTFGNNQFFWNGVGWFKELLDPSTDLGERFFASLWRNLFFSAVILAIEVPLGIIVALSMPREGWRVAACLVIMALPLLIPWNVVGTIWQIFGRPDIGLLGYVLNHLGFDYNYVSNEFDAWATVIVMDVWHWTSLVALLCYAGLKSIPDAYYQAAQIDGASRWAVFYAIQLPKLNRVLLIAVLLRFMDSFMIYTEPFVVTGGGPGNSTTFVSIELVKIALGQFDLGKAAALSLVYNLIILIVCWVFYTVMTNAGADRGTNEGAA; from the coding sequence ATGGACAAGACCATCAACCAGAAGGCCTGGTTCCTGGTGCTGCCGGTATTCCTGGTGGTGGCGTTCTCCGCCGTGCTGCCGTTGATGACGGTGGTGAACTATTCGATGCAGGACACGTTCGGCAACAACCAGTTCTTCTGGAACGGCGTCGGCTGGTTCAAGGAATTGCTCGATCCCTCCACCGATCTCGGTGAGCGCTTCTTCGCCTCGTTGTGGCGCAACCTGTTCTTCTCGGCGGTTATTCTCGCCATCGAGGTGCCGCTCGGCATCATCGTGGCGCTGTCGATGCCGCGCGAAGGCTGGCGAGTCGCCGCCTGTCTCGTCATCATGGCGCTGCCGCTGCTGATCCCGTGGAATGTGGTCGGCACCATCTGGCAGATTTTTGGCCGCCCCGATATCGGCCTGCTCGGCTATGTGCTCAATCACCTCGGCTTCGACTATAACTACGTCTCCAACGAGTTCGATGCCTGGGCGACCGTGATCGTGATGGATGTCTGGCATTGGACCAGCCTGGTCGCGCTGCTGTGCTACGCCGGGCTGAAGTCGATTCCCGACGCCTATTATCAGGCGGCGCAGATCGATGGCGCGTCGCGCTGGGCGGTCTTCTACGCGATCCAGTTGCCGAAGCTCAATCGGGTGCTGCTGATCGCGGTGCTGCTGCGCTTCATGGACAGCTTCATGATCTACACCGAACCCTTCGTGGTCACCGGCGGCGGGCCCGGCAATTCGACGACCTTCGTGTCGATCGAACTCGTCAAGATCGCGCTCGGCCAGTTCGACCTCGGCAAGGCCGCCGCGCTGTCGCTGGTCTACAACCTGATCATTCTGATCGTGTGCTGGGTGTTCTACACCGTGATGACCAATGCCGGCGCCGATCGCGGCACCAACGAGGGAGCGGCCTGA
- a CDS encoding glycerol transport system substrate-binding protein (product_source=KO:K17321; cleavage_site_network=SignalP-noTM; cog=COG1653; ko=KO:K17321; pfam=PF13416; superfamily=53850; transmembrane_helix_parts=Inside_1_20,TMhelix_21_38,Outside_39_597) translates to MKHLTRQGGRVSTARLMTMTSAAALIAAAVTLAAPALADDATAQKWIDSEFQPSTLSKADQLKELQWYAKAAEPFKGMEINIVSETITTHEYEARTLAKAFSEITGIKLKHDIIQEGDVVEKLQTQMQSGKNVYDGWINDSDLIGTHFRYGQTIALSDYMVGEGKDVTDPMLDVKDFIGTSFTTAPDKKLYQLPDQQFANLYWFRYDWFTNPDYKSKFKAKYGYDLGVPVNWSAYEDIAEFFTNDIKEINGVKVYGHMDYGKKDPSLGWRFTDAWLSMAGNGDRGLPNGLPVDEWGVRMEGCRPVGSSIERGGDTNGPAAVYSIVKYLDWMKKYAPPQAQGMTFSESGPVPAQGNIAQQMFWYTAFTADMVKPGLPVMNADGTPKWRMAPSPHGSYWKEGMKLGYQDVGSGTLLKSTPPDRRKAAWLYLQFITSKTVSLKKSHVGLTFIRESDIWDKSFTERAPKLGGLIEFYRSPARVQWSPTGNNIPDYPKLAQLWWQNIGDASSGAKTAQAAMDSLAAAQDSVMERLERSKVQGDCGPKLNKKETAEYWYAKSAKDGNIAPQRKLANEKPKGETVDYDTLIKSWPASPPKRASN, encoded by the coding sequence ATGAAGCACCTGACAAGACAAGGCGGCCGTGTCTCCACGGCGCGCCTCATGACGATGACCAGCGCCGCGGCGCTGATCGCGGCGGCGGTGACGCTCGCAGCGCCTGCATTGGCGGATGACGCCACCGCGCAAAAATGGATCGACAGCGAGTTCCAACCCTCGACCTTGTCCAAGGCCGATCAGCTGAAGGAGCTGCAGTGGTACGCCAAGGCGGCCGAACCCTTCAAGGGCATGGAAATCAACATCGTCTCGGAAACCATCACCACCCACGAATACGAGGCGCGGACGCTGGCCAAGGCGTTTTCGGAAATCACCGGCATCAAGCTCAAGCACGACATCATCCAGGAAGGTGACGTGGTCGAGAAGCTGCAGACCCAGATGCAGTCCGGCAAGAACGTCTATGACGGCTGGATCAACGATTCCGATCTGATCGGCACGCACTTCCGTTATGGCCAGACGATTGCGCTGTCGGACTACATGGTCGGCGAAGGCAAGGACGTCACCGATCCGATGCTGGACGTGAAGGACTTCATCGGTACGTCGTTCACCACCGCACCCGACAAGAAGCTGTACCAGTTGCCGGACCAGCAGTTCGCCAACCTTTACTGGTTCCGGTACGACTGGTTCACCAATCCCGACTACAAGTCCAAGTTCAAGGCCAAGTATGGCTATGACCTCGGCGTGCCCGTGAACTGGTCGGCCTATGAAGACATCGCCGAGTTCTTCACCAACGACATCAAGGAGATCAACGGCGTCAAGGTCTATGGTCACATGGACTACGGCAAGAAGGATCCGTCGCTCGGCTGGCGGTTCACCGACGCCTGGCTGTCGATGGCCGGCAATGGCGACAGGGGTCTGCCGAACGGTCTCCCCGTCGATGAATGGGGCGTACGCATGGAAGGCTGCCGTCCGGTCGGATCGTCTATCGAGCGTGGCGGCGATACCAACGGTCCGGCGGCGGTCTATTCGATCGTCAAATATCTCGACTGGATGAAGAAATATGCTCCGCCGCAGGCGCAGGGCATGACCTTCTCCGAATCGGGCCCGGTGCCGGCGCAGGGCAATATCGCCCAGCAGATGTTCTGGTACACCGCCTTCACCGCCGACATGGTGAAGCCGGGTCTGCCGGTGATGAATGCCGACGGCACGCCGAAGTGGCGGATGGCGCCGTCGCCTCACGGCTCCTACTGGAAGGAAGGCATGAAGCTCGGCTATCAGGACGTCGGTTCGGGCACCTTGCTCAAGTCGACGCCGCCGGATCGCCGCAAGGCCGCCTGGCTCTATCTGCAGTTCATCACCTCGAAGACGGTGAGCCTCAAGAAGAGCCATGTCGGTCTGACCTTCATCCGCGAGTCCGACATCTGGGACAAATCGTTCACCGAACGTGCGCCCAAGCTTGGCGGCCTGATCGAGTTCTATCGCTCGCCGGCGCGCGTGCAGTGGTCCCCGACCGGCAACAACATCCCGGACTATCCGAAGCTGGCGCAGCTGTGGTGGCAGAACATCGGCGACGCGTCGTCCGGTGCGAAGACGGCACAGGCGGCGATGGACTCGCTGGCGGCGGCGCAGGATTCGGTGATGGAGCGGCTTGAACGATCGAAGGTTCAGGGCGACTGCGGGCCGAAGCTCAACAAGAAAGAGACGGCGGAATACTGGTATGCGAAGTCCGCCAAGGACGGCAACATCGCGCCGCAACGCAAGCTGGCCAACGAGAAGCCGAAGGGCGAGACGGTGGACTACGACACGCTGATCAAGTCGTGGCCGGCGTCGCCGCCGAAGCGCGCCTCGAACTGA